Proteins found in one Penaeus vannamei isolate JL-2024 chromosome 29, ASM4276789v1, whole genome shotgun sequence genomic segment:
- the LOC138867270 gene encoding uncharacterized protein, producing the protein MGRQRRQQLTAAGGTPISGQGTKSASVKLVICCWNVRTLLDRTDSGYPERKTALVDRELARYGIDIAALSETRLTGHGNLTEQNYTFYWSGGVSHQAGVAFAIQNGLRLESFPEGISNRLMKLGLPLSSKCQLTLLSVYALTMTHYITSKTNFYVSLGQALNVPRTDKLLILGDFNARVGRDSETWGCVLGQHGRGKCNSNGNMLLELCTEHDLVITNTFFKTPDKCYNSWCHPRSKQWHLLVYVLVRRDDLKDICSTHVMRGADCDTDHLLNNLTTINKLAAKVTEAIFGLPIQAKAVSSDAHWNNLRKAVYSAAKETLGHPQRHHQDWFEDNEEIHNLLAEVPQRRQRNSKAFFDGLKGVYGPRQSGSNPVLSADGSQLHYTPSDILSRWWEHFQGLLNRPSTVDNSAISRLNQHPIRSDLGIPPTEAELTLALKLLSNGKAPGADGIPAEVFKKGGHALHHKLLVLFQTYWEAGNLPQDFRDATIITLFKQKGDRRDCGNHRGISLLSIAGKILAEIVLMRLHKISEDVLPESQSGFRQGRGSVDMIFAFRQLQEKAMEQNVPLYAVFVDFMKAFDTVDRDTLCGNNSDAFEVLHGVKQGCVLAPTFFAMYLAAMLENMPSNLNKGIFIRTRTDGGLFNLSRLRSHWKILMQCIRELLYADDSALVAHLLKDIQEIMDGFAKSAEFGLTINAQKTEVLYQPPPG; encoded by the exons ATGGGTAGACAGCGAAGGCAGCAG CTTACCGCGGCTGGCGGGACTCCAATAAGCGGTCAAGGAACTAAATCTGCCTCAGTGAAACTGGTTATTTGTTGCTGGAATGTTCGCACACTTCTGGATAGAACTGATTCAGGTTACCCCGAACGAAAGACAGCTCTCGTCGATCGGGAACTGGCTCGTTATGGCATTGATATAGCTGCACTCTCAGAAACCAGACTTACTGGTCATGGTAATCTCACAGAGCAGAACTACACCTTCTATTGGTCTGGTGGGGTCTCACATCAAGCTGGTGTTGCCTTCGCAATTCAAAATGGGCTTCGACTTGAGTCCTTTCCAGAGGGTATATCTAACCGGCTGATGAAGTTAGGACTCCCGCTCAGCAGTAAATGTCAACTTACACTATTGAGCGTCTATGCATTGACTATGACACACTATATAACATCAAAAACTAACTTTTATGTAAGCCTGGGCCAAGCACTCAATGTTCCACGAACTGACAAACTACTGATTTTGGGAGATTTTAACGCTAGGgtggggagagacagtgagacatgGGGCTGTGTCCTGGGCCAGCATGGTCGCGGTAAATGCAACTCAAATGGTAACATGCTTTTGGAACTATGCACAGAACACGACTTAGTTATCACAAACACATTTTTCAAAACACCAGATAAATGTTATAACTCCTGGTGTCACCCTCGGTCTAAACAATGGCACCTTTTGGTCTATGTGTTGGTGCGCCGGGACGACCTAAAAGATATATGTTCCACCCATGTTATGAGAGGTGCAGACTGTGACACAGATCATCTATTG AACAATCTGACTACTATAAATAAACTTGCTGCGAAAGTCACTGAAGCCATCTTTGGGCTGCCCATCCAGGCCAAGGCTGTGTCAAGTGATGCACACTGGAACAACCTCAGAAAAGCAGTCTACTCTGCTGCTAAAGAAACGCTGGGTCACCCACAGCGCCATCATCAGGACTGGTTTGAGGACAACGAAGAAATCCATAACCTTTTAGCCGAAGTACCCCAGCGTCGTCAAC GAAACTCAAAAGCTTTCTTTGATGGTTTGAAGGGTGTCTACGGCCCAAGGCAGAGTGGTTCCAACCCAGTTCTTAGTGCTGATGGATCACAACTCCACTACACACCCAGTGACATTCTGTCCAGGTGGTGGGAGCACTTTCAAGGGCTCCTCAATCGACCATCTACAGTGGACAACAGCGCTATTAGCAGGTTAAATCAACATCCCATTCGCAGTGATCTAGGCATCCCACCTACTGAGGCTGAGCTCACTCTTGCTCTGAAACTGCTGAGCAATGGCAAAGCTCCTGGTGCTGACGGCATCCCTGCAGAGGTTTTCAAAAAGGGAGGCCATGCACTTCATCACAAGCTTCTTGTTCTCTTCCAAACCTACTGGGAAGCCGGCAATCTACCACAGGACTTCCGTGATGCAACAATCATCACTCTCTTCAAACAAAAAGGTGACCGCCGTGACTGTGGAAACCACAGGGGAATTTCACTGCTATCAATTGCAGGCAAAATCCTCGCCGAAATCGTCCTGATGCGACTACATAAAATATCTGAAGATGTACTGCCAGAAAGTCAGTCTGGTTTTCGTCAAGGGCGTGGTTCCGTAGACATGATATTTGCCTTCAGGCAGCTCCAAGAAAAAGCAATGGAGCAGAATGTGCCACTATACGCAGTGTTTGTTGACTTTATGAAGGCATTTGATACTGTTGATCGTGACACCTTATG TGGTAATAATTCAGATGCCTTTGAGGTGCTACATGGTGTCAAGCAGGGCTGTGTTCTAGCCCCAACGTTCTTTGCCATGTACCTTGCTGCAATGCTGGAAAACATGCCATCAAATTTGAACAAAGGCATATTTATCCGTACACGTACGGATGGTGGTCTTTTCAACTTATCGAGACTGCGGTCTCACTGGAAAATCCTGATGCAATGTATCCGTGAACTACTATATGCCGATGACTCTGCACTTGTAGCTCACTTGCTTAAGGACATCCAGGAAATAATGGATGGCTTCGCAAAATCAGCTGAGTTTGGCCTTACAATCAATGCCCAAAAGACTGAGGTACTTTACCAACCACCACCTGGCTAA